The DNA window GGTGGCGGCTTCAACATCGTGGATGGAACAGGGGCCGATGATCACCAACAGGCGTTTATCCTCGCCTGACAGGATTTTTGCAATACGATGTCGTGACGTTGTCACGTTATCGATAAGGTTTTTAGTTGCAGGCAGCCTGCTGGCCAAGATTTGCGGGGTAACCAGGCTACCGATACGCGTCCTGCGCGGTTGATCTGTGTTATGCATGATTTTTGGCTCGAAAAGTGGCTCTTCAACGGCAGGGAATGCCGGAAGTCATGACGCTCACGATAGCGCAATAGTGGCTGAATTCAACCGCGTAAACAGTGTTATTTTAAATGATAGGCGGCTAAGGCAATAAAATAAGCTGGATAAGGCGAAAATGGCAGAAGTTAACGCTGGAATGTATGGTGGTGCGCCGCCGCACAGGGCGCGGTGGCGCGGGGCACGGTTTAGTACATGCGGCGGCTCATCCCCAGAATATCCAGGATACGGGTGGAGATCTCTTCCACAGAATAGTTGGTGGTGTTGAGGTAATTGATCTGGTTCTTGCGAAACAGCGCCTCCACTTCGGCGATTTCCATCCGGCATTGGCGCAGCGACGCGTAGCGGCTGTTTTCCCGCCGTTCTTCACGAATGGCTGCCAGCCTTTCCGGGTTGATGGTCAGGCCGAAGAGCTTATGCTGAAACGGTTTTAGCGCCGCCGGCAGTTGCAGATTGTCCATATCGTCGGCGATGAACGGGTAGTTGGCTGCGCGAATGCCGAACTGCATCGCCAGATAGAGGCTGGTGGGCGTTTTACCGCAGCGTGAAACCCCCAGCAGGATCACCTGGGCCTGATCCAGGTTGCGTAATGAAATGCCGTCATCATGCGCCAGCGTATAGTCGATGGCGGCGATACGCGCGTCGTACTTGCCGAGGTTGCTCTCGGTCAGCCCGTGGGTGCGGTTGGGCACCGGCGTTGGCTCCACCCCCAGTTCGCTCTGCAGCGGCGCGACCAGCGCCTGAACGATATCCTGGCAAAAACCTTCGCTTTGGGTAATCACATTGCGCACGGCGGGTGAAATGATGGAGTAAAACACCAATGGGCGCACCTGGGTCTGGTGGTAAATATCATTGATTTGCTGGCAAACGGCGCGGGCGCGGGCCTCCGTTTCGACAAACGGCAGCGTAAAGGGCGAGGCTTTGACCGGGAATTGCGAAAGGACCGCATGGCCCAGCACTTCTGCGGTGATCGCCGTGCCGTCCGAAATATAAAAAACGCTTCTTTCCACCAGTGGCTCCTTAGCTAATAACGTTAACCTTATGGCCGCGCTGGGCTGCACGCCGTAATGCATAATGGGCTTTGGCTTGGCCTGGGTAAAGAGGGCAGCGCGAAGTTTGCGATTATGCCGATTCGCCCGCTAACACACCAATGACGGTAAAGGACATTTACTGCGTTTCACCCGCACTGCGCAGATTAACCACTCTAGTTGAAAGGTCTTTGCGTTATAGGCGATTTCTTTAATTTAATTGTTTGAAAAAATAAAATTTTATTATTTAGTTATCCCTTGTTTCACCTATCTGGCGTATTAGGTCATTCTCCTAAAAGTGTTTTTTTTCATTTGATTGATCGATTCACCTTTCCATTTGTTAGGGATTAATGTGCTAGGCTGAATTTACTCTGTTGTTGAGAGCAAAAACGCTAATACCCTACTGATAGCAATAAGGATTGTCTCGATGTCCAACAATGGCTCTGATTTGCGTAATGTGCTTTGGTACAACCAGCTAGGTATGAATGACGTTAACCGTGTCGGCGGCAAAAACGCCTCGCTCGGTGAAAT is part of the Gibbsiella quercinecans genome and encodes:
- a CDS encoding pyruvate, water dikinase regulatory protein, which translates into the protein MERSVFYISDGTAITAEVLGHAVLSQFPVKASPFTLPFVETEARARAVCQQINDIYHQTQVRPLVFYSIISPAVRNVITQSEGFCQDIVQALVAPLQSELGVEPTPVPNRTHGLTESNLGKYDARIAAIDYTLAHDDGISLRNLDQAQVILLGVSRCGKTPTSLYLAMQFGIRAANYPFIADDMDNLQLPAALKPFQHKLFGLTINPERLAAIREERRENSRYASLRQCRMEIAEVEALFRKNQINYLNTTNYSVEEISTRILDILGMSRRMY